Genomic segment of Nitrospirota bacterium:
GGGACATATCGATAAAGGCGATTGAGCATGCCGTCGGGGAAAACAAGATGATACTGCTTGTTTCACAAAAAGACGTTAATATCGAAGTCCCCTCCAAAGAAGACCTTTATACCGTTGGAACAGTCGGAACAATTCTGAGGATGCTGAAACTCCCTGACGGGCGTCTCAAGATACTTGTGCAGGGCGTTGCAAAGGCAAAGATACTTAATTATACCCAGACGGACCCGTTCTATATCGGCGAAATTGGAAAAGTCATTGACCAGCAACAACCCGAGATGACACTTGAAGTTGAGGCCCTGATGCGCAATGTAAAAGAGCTTGTGGACAAATCATTAGCGCTCGGAAAGTCTTTTCTTCCCGATATTATAGTCCTTATAGAAAACATAGAGGACCCCGGAAGGCTTGCAGACTTAGTTGCATCGAATCTCGGCTTAAAGGCCGACCAGGCCCAATCATTACTGGAGCAGACAGACCCTATTCTCAGGCTTAAAAAAATCAGCGAGCTGCTCAGCAGGGAGGTTGAACTCCTGTTGGTGCAGCAGAAAATACAGTCCGACGTCAAGGGGGAAATTGACAAGACCCAGCGCGAATATTTCCTGAGAGAACAGATGAAGGCCATCCAGAGAGAGCTCGGCGAGATAGACGAAAAAGCCGAGGAGGTCATGGAACTTCGTAAAAAGATTGAAAAGGCGAAGATGCCGGAGAAGGTCGAGAAGGAGGCCATAAAACAGATCAACCGTCTCGAAAAGATGCATCCGGACAGCGCTGAGGCAGGCACTATAAGAACATATGTGGACTGGCTTGTTGAACTGCCGTGGTCGAAGAGCTCAAAAGACATCCTCGACCTGAAAAAGGCGAAGAAGATCCTCGACGACGACCATTACGATCTTGAAAAGGTCAAAGAGCGCATACTCGAATATCTCGGGGTGAGAAAGCTCAAAGAGAAAATGAAAGGCCCCATCCTCTGTTTCGTAGGGCCGCCCGGCGTAGGCAAGACCTCGCTCGGCAAATCCATTGCGCGCTCATTAGGACGAGAATTCTTCAGGATGTCCCTCGGCGGGATGAGAGACGAAGCCGAAATAAGGGGGCACAGGAGGACGTATGTCGGGGCGATGCCCGGCAGGATCATTCAGGGCATTAAAACATCAGGCAAAAACAATCCCGTATTCATGCTCGATGAGGTCGATAAAATAGGCATGGATTTTAGAGGCGATCCCGCATCCGCGCTGCTTGAAGTGTTGGACCCGGAACAGAATTATGCTTTTGCAGACCATTATCTCGGAGTCCCTTTTGATCTAAGCAACGTGATGTTCATAACAACCGCTAACCTCATAGACCCCATTCCTTCTCCTTTAAGGGACAGGATGGAGGTGATCGCATTGTCGGGATATACCGCCGAGGAAAAAATCGGCATAGCAAGAAATTATCTTATCCCCAAGCAGTTAAAAGAACACGGCATCTCGGATAAAAACATAAGAATTTATGACAGTGCGCTCCTCAGCATTACCACAAATTATACCGCCGAGGCAGGCGTGAGAAATCTTGAACGCGAGATCGCAAACCTCTGCAGGAAGGTAGCGAGAAAGATCGCCGAGGGGAAGATTAAAAAATACGTTATTTCATCAAAGAATATTTCAAAGTATCTCGGCGTACAGAAATACATGCCTGAAGAAGAGATCAAAAAAGACGAGATCGGGGTCTCTACAGGGCTTGCGTGGACGGAGAGCGGCGGAGACATAATATATATCGAAGCCACGATAATGAAGGGCAAGGGCAACCTGACACTTACGGGGCAGCTCGGCGATGTTATGAAGGAATCGGCCCATGCGGCGTTAACTTATGTGCGTTCAAGGGCCAAAACGCTCGGCATAAACAACTCGATGTTTTCACAAAATGATATCCACATTCATGTCCCCGCAGGAGGGATCCCCAAAGACGGGCCTTCCGCAGGTATAACAATGGCCACCGCTATCGCCTCGGTTTTTACCGGCAAGCCTGTT
This window contains:
- the lon gene encoding endopeptidase La, whose translation is MAEIDVKEEREIEIPTSLPILPVRDVVIFPYMILPLFVGRDISIKAIEHAVGENKMILLVSQKDVNIEVPSKEDLYTVGTVGTILRMLKLPDGRLKILVQGVAKAKILNYTQTDPFYIGEIGKVIDQQQPEMTLEVEALMRNVKELVDKSLALGKSFLPDIIVLIENIEDPGRLADLVASNLGLKADQAQSLLEQTDPILRLKKISELLSREVELLLVQQKIQSDVKGEIDKTQREYFLREQMKAIQRELGEIDEKAEEVMELRKKIEKAKMPEKVEKEAIKQINRLEKMHPDSAEAGTIRTYVDWLVELPWSKSSKDILDLKKAKKILDDDHYDLEKVKERILEYLGVRKLKEKMKGPILCFVGPPGVGKTSLGKSIARSLGREFFRMSLGGMRDEAEIRGHRRTYVGAMPGRIIQGIKTSGKNNPVFMLDEVDKIGMDFRGDPASALLEVLDPEQNYAFADHYLGVPFDLSNVMFITTANLIDPIPSPLRDRMEVIALSGYTAEEKIGIARNYLIPKQLKEHGISDKNIRIYDSALLSITTNYTAEAGVRNLEREIANLCRKVARKIAEGKIKKYVISSKNISKYLGVQKYMPEEEIKKDEIGVSTGLAWTESGGDIIYIEATIMKGKGNLTLTGQLGDVMKESAHAALTYVRSRAKTLGINNSMFSQNDIHIHVPAGGIPKDGPSAGITMATAIASVFTGKPVHKSVAMTGEVTLRGKVLPIGGLKEKSLAAKRMGIKKVIIPKRNEKDLEDIPKYVKKDMQFIPVETMDEVLKNALITSKKKRK